In the Arthrobacter sp. 31Y genome, one interval contains:
- a CDS encoding ATP-binding protein produces MTQTNVRTGNQPYSRANIEYLVARCSGLVALVLYCLALPEIVSQIPLRSPLWDLTFMVGIPITILGTLMIRRSLARIKVSAGAAAALIFCGFTLWHFGLIGDGSQVESKPWSNGAASIGVALAAVSVRPAVATFYNVLFSTMLVLVPATGYGNTRDWYDSAQDGLLSLALGIVIVTLMSALRDATSASDRAAVRAVERFGEVARSEAIRTERSRLDGLIHDTVMATLIVAAQARSQEVFDAARKAAALALADLGAIMSGRADDSTSISREEFVNRLHAATSHYSPDFTCGLGRDPIEFLPLNSARAIIQATTEAVRNSSIHASGTPAHVAVSFDQSQRAPHREVVVEISDQGPGFEVSQVSPRRLGVRVSIIQRMTEAHGEAQISSSNQGTTVRLTWREGSGGRG; encoded by the coding sequence TTGACCCAGACAAACGTCCGCACGGGGAACCAACCGTACTCCAGGGCGAACATCGAGTACCTTGTTGCCCGCTGCTCTGGCTTGGTGGCTCTGGTTTTATACTGCCTCGCTCTTCCCGAGATTGTGTCTCAAATTCCGCTGCGCTCGCCCCTTTGGGATCTGACCTTCATGGTGGGAATCCCGATTACCATCCTTGGAACGCTGATGATTCGCCGGTCTTTGGCGCGGATCAAAGTCAGTGCCGGAGCCGCGGCTGCCCTGATATTTTGCGGCTTCACGCTTTGGCATTTCGGCCTGATCGGAGATGGCAGCCAGGTTGAGTCCAAGCCTTGGTCAAACGGGGCAGCATCCATAGGTGTTGCCCTGGCAGCAGTCTCCGTCCGCCCTGCAGTAGCAACCTTCTACAACGTCCTTTTCAGCACGATGCTCGTGCTGGTACCAGCAACGGGATACGGCAACACACGGGATTGGTATGACTCAGCACAGGATGGCCTCCTGTCTCTGGCACTCGGAATTGTCATCGTCACGTTGATGTCTGCTCTCCGTGACGCGACGTCCGCTTCTGACCGGGCTGCGGTGAGGGCTGTAGAAAGATTTGGAGAGGTAGCCCGATCTGAAGCCATAAGAACGGAAAGGTCCCGGCTCGACGGGCTTATCCACGACACGGTGATGGCCACGCTGATAGTCGCGGCTCAGGCACGCTCCCAGGAAGTATTTGATGCGGCCCGTAAAGCAGCGGCATTAGCGTTGGCCGATCTCGGTGCGATCATGTCTGGCCGCGCGGACGACAGCACGTCCATAAGTCGTGAAGAATTTGTAAACAGACTCCATGCAGCCACATCCCACTATTCCCCCGACTTCACCTGCGGGCTGGGACGAGATCCGATTGAATTCCTCCCTCTCAATTCCGCGCGTGCCATCATTCAAGCCACCACAGAAGCGGTCAGGAACAGCAGCATCCATGCTTCAGGAACCCCGGCGCACGTAGCTGTCAGCTTTGATCAGTCACAGCGAGCGCCTCACCGGGAAGTTGTTGTGGAGATATCAGATCAGGGGCCAGGCTTCGAAGTATCCCAAGTGTCGCCGCGCAGGTTAGGCGTTCGTGTTTCGATCATTCAACGGATGACCGAAGCCCACGGCGAGGCCCAAATATCTTCCTCGAATCAGGGGACCACGGTCCGATTGACCTGGCGTGAAGGATCTGGCGGCCGTGGATAG
- a CDS encoding DUF4870 domain-containing protein, with product MSAQPIQASPLSGNSHHAELSPEAETTLGMFAHLSGLMGIVGPLVVYLVLQERSLFARKQALEAINFHLTVILSVPVGIAFVFAGNLFGSYQPITVILASAIIFPIVAATNAGAGQLYRYPVAIRFIKN from the coding sequence ATGTCGGCACAGCCAATCCAGGCTTCTCCGCTATCGGGTAACAGCCATCATGCGGAACTTTCGCCCGAAGCCGAAACCACCTTGGGCATGTTCGCCCACCTGAGTGGGCTGATGGGAATTGTGGGTCCTCTAGTTGTATATCTCGTTTTGCAGGAGCGATCGCTGTTCGCCCGGAAACAAGCCTTGGAAGCGATCAACTTTCACCTCACGGTGATCCTGTCAGTCCCGGTTGGCATTGCCTTCGTATTCGCCGGGAACCTCTTCGGCTCATACCAACCCATCACTGTCATCCTGGCTTCCGCCATCATCTTCCCCATCGTGGCTGCTACCAACGCAGGAGCCGGCCAGCTCTACCGGTACCCCGTGGCAATCCGTTTCATCAAAAACTGA
- a CDS encoding NPCBM/NEW2 domain-containing protein, with product MPTKSSRTAIAVVTLIGLASLAACAAPSPNVAELPSSEEASPSYSAPASPTSTPTKTPSTAPSGTGTASPSASPTATSRSSTATAGSYRLTDVASAAWGNGFNTEDGVTIQTTKFAEAIVGSYPSSSTNKMNTASWALKGLCTSLTVSVGQDASSPDVGGSTHFIVFVDGAEKAQESKGPYDQPTELTVDVTGGNRLELLDLRTQKDGHNVWGSPRIACSQNPSPKK from the coding sequence ATGCCTACAAAATCGTCACGCACCGCGATCGCTGTGGTCACCCTCATCGGCCTTGCCTCGTTGGCCGCTTGCGCGGCCCCGTCACCTAATGTGGCCGAGCTACCGTCATCCGAAGAGGCGTCGCCCAGCTATTCAGCTCCCGCTTCTCCAACATCTACGCCGACGAAGACCCCCTCAACCGCCCCTTCGGGGACTGGGACTGCCTCACCCTCCGCTAGCCCCACGGCAACCTCAAGATCTTCAACCGCCACCGCTGGCTCCTACAGGCTCACGGATGTGGCCTCGGCAGCGTGGGGAAACGGATTCAACACCGAGGACGGAGTCACCATCCAAACCACCAAGTTCGCTGAAGCAATCGTAGGCAGCTACCCTTCCAGCTCTACCAACAAGATGAACACGGCGTCGTGGGCTCTTAAGGGACTGTGTACCTCGCTCACGGTTTCGGTTGGTCAGGATGCTTCGTCCCCGGACGTTGGCGGAAGCACCCACTTCATCGTCTTTGTTGACGGAGCTGAGAAGGCCCAAGAGTCAAAAGGGCCTTACGACCAGCCGACTGAGCTGACGGTCGATGTAACCGGCGGCAATCGTTTGGAGCTTCTGGACCTACGAACCCAGAAAGACGGTCACAACGTCTGGGGCAGCCCCCGGATTGCTTGCTCACAAAACCCATCCCCCAAGAAATGA
- a CDS encoding dihydrolipoamide acetyltransferase family protein encodes MSSDMQVFKLPDLGEGLTEAELVNWLVAVGDEIVVDQPIAEVETAKSMVEVPSPYAGTVAELHGEAGQTLDVGKPLISIARAGSTSASPAAAPAPVPAGSVDPSPVSSGLDVSSDVEAAAETYRTEEKAGSGNVLIGYGTPGGVTGGRTRPRKASVSVVDSAVAAPVSVTSVAEPVMEPSVAGTRIPGKLSAVISPLVRKMARDHGVSLEAIEGSGSSGLIMRRDVEAAITAPSVAAAPSVPVSAPVAAPAAASADAGAVDGRTGLAVSARTPVRGVRKAVAANMTRSRSEIPEATVWVDVDATALLEMRAELKKRAPHDTPGLLAFIARFVTAGLKKYPALNTRFETAADGTQEIVGFEGINLGFAAQTDRGLVVPSVRNAHELSARELDAEIRRLTAVARDGKATPTELGSGTFTLNNYGVFGVDGSAAIINYPEVAMLGVGRIIDKPWVVNGELAVRKVTELTLAFDHRVCDGETAAGFLRYVADAMENPGGALADM; translated from the coding sequence ATGAGCTCAGATATGCAGGTCTTCAAACTGCCCGATCTTGGGGAGGGCCTCACCGAGGCCGAACTGGTGAACTGGCTCGTTGCCGTGGGTGACGAGATTGTGGTTGACCAGCCCATCGCCGAGGTTGAGACCGCCAAGTCCATGGTCGAGGTGCCCTCGCCTTACGCCGGCACCGTTGCCGAGTTGCACGGTGAGGCCGGTCAAACGCTCGACGTCGGCAAGCCGCTGATCTCGATCGCTCGCGCTGGTTCTACCTCGGCTTCGCCCGCTGCCGCTCCTGCTCCTGTTCCGGCTGGTTCTGTTGATCCTTCGCCCGTGTCCTCGGGCCTCGACGTTTCATCCGACGTGGAAGCTGCTGCCGAGACGTACCGGACCGAGGAGAAGGCCGGATCTGGCAACGTGCTGATTGGGTACGGAACGCCCGGGGGAGTGACCGGTGGCCGGACCCGACCGCGGAAGGCGAGTGTTTCTGTAGTTGATTCTGCAGTTGCTGCTCCTGTCTCTGTTACTTCTGTTGCTGAGCCGGTGATGGAACCGTCTGTGGCGGGGACGCGTATCCCTGGCAAGCTCAGTGCTGTCATCTCGCCGCTTGTCCGCAAGATGGCGCGTGACCATGGTGTGTCCCTCGAAGCGATTGAGGGTTCGGGTTCCAGTGGGCTGATCATGCGCAGGGACGTGGAGGCTGCGATTACTGCGCCTTCTGTTGCTGCTGCTCCCTCTGTTCCTGTCTCGGCTCCGGTGGCCGCTCCTGCTGCCGCTTCTGCTGACGCTGGTGCTGTTGATGGCCGAACTGGTTTGGCTGTCTCGGCGCGGACACCTGTTCGTGGGGTTCGGAAGGCTGTTGCCGCGAACATGACCCGCAGTCGCTCGGAGATCCCCGAAGCCACCGTTTGGGTGGATGTGGACGCGACCGCGCTGCTGGAAATGCGGGCCGAGCTCAAGAAGCGTGCACCGCACGATACCCCTGGTCTGTTGGCCTTCATCGCCCGTTTTGTCACGGCTGGGTTAAAAAAGTACCCGGCCTTGAACACGCGCTTTGAAACGGCTGCGGACGGCACACAGGAGATCGTCGGATTCGAAGGGATCAATCTCGGCTTCGCCGCCCAGACCGACCGCGGACTCGTGGTCCCGTCCGTCCGTAACGCGCACGAGCTGAGTGCTCGGGAACTGGACGCAGAGATCCGCCGACTCACCGCCGTCGCACGTGACGGAAAGGCGACCCCCACCGAACTGGGTTCCGGCACCTTCACGCTGAACAACTACGGTGTATTCGGTGTGGACGGCTCAGCCGCGATCATCAACTATCCCGAGGTTGCGATGCTGGGCGTGGGCCGCATCATCGACAAGCCCTGGGTGGTCAACGGTGAGCTGGCCGTCCGCAAGGTCACCGAACTGACCCTCGCCTTCGACCACCGGGTGTGCGACGGCGAAACCGCGGCCGGCTTCCTCCGCTACGTTGCCGACGCAATGGAGAATCCGGGCGGCGCGCTGGCGGACATGTAA
- a CDS encoding alpha-ketoacid dehydrogenase subunit beta, with protein MTVTTAGTSANGNVSAATASAAASAAATAEAAGPQSLTMAKALNTAMADAMRADPSVLVFGEDVGMLGGVFRITDGLMAEFGEQRCFDTPLAESGIVGMAVGMAINGMRPVIEMQFDAFAYPAFEQIVSHVAKMHNRTKGKLKMPMVIRVPYAGGIGGVEHHCDSSESYYAHTAGLKVYTPATVADGYRMLREAIDSDDPVMFMEPKKLYWSKDQVDLGALRAEHDAGTSTEGRAAVARPGTDATLIAYGPSVPTALAAAAAAAEEGRSLEVIDVRTLVPFDDETVCASVRKTGRAVVIAEAHGFASVSSEIVARVQERAFHYLAAPVLRVTGFDVPFPSPKLEHYYLPSVDRILDAVDDLQWED; from the coding sequence ATGACCGTCACCACTGCAGGCACCAGCGCCAACGGCAATGTCAGTGCAGCCACCGCCAGCGCCGCCGCTTCCGCCGCGGCCACTGCCGAAGCCGCCGGCCCGCAAAGCCTCACCATGGCCAAGGCGCTCAACACCGCCATGGCCGACGCCATGCGCGCCGACCCGTCGGTCCTGGTCTTCGGCGAAGACGTGGGAATGCTGGGCGGCGTCTTCCGCATCACCGACGGCCTCATGGCCGAATTCGGCGAACAACGCTGCTTCGACACCCCGCTGGCCGAATCCGGCATCGTGGGTATGGCCGTGGGTATGGCCATCAACGGCATGCGCCCCGTGATCGAAATGCAGTTCGACGCCTTCGCCTACCCGGCCTTCGAACAAATCGTCAGCCACGTAGCCAAAATGCACAACCGCACCAAGGGCAAACTCAAAATGCCCATGGTCATCCGTGTTCCCTACGCCGGCGGCATCGGGGGAGTGGAACACCACTGCGACTCCTCCGAGTCCTACTACGCCCACACCGCCGGCCTGAAGGTCTACACCCCGGCCACCGTTGCCGACGGCTACCGCATGCTCCGCGAAGCAATCGACTCCGATGACCCCGTCATGTTCATGGAACCCAAGAAGCTCTACTGGTCCAAGGACCAGGTTGACTTGGGTGCCTTGCGAGCAGAGCACGACGCCGGAACCTCCACCGAGGGCCGCGCAGCTGTTGCCCGTCCCGGCACAGACGCGACGCTCATCGCCTACGGCCCGTCCGTTCCCACCGCGCTCGCCGCTGCGGCTGCCGCCGCGGAAGAGGGCCGGTCCCTGGAAGTCATCGACGTCCGAACCCTCGTCCCCTTCGACGACGAAACCGTCTGCGCGTCCGTACGCAAGACGGGACGCGCCGTCGTGATCGCTGAAGCCCACGGATTCGCCTCTGTGTCTTCCGAGATCGTGGCCCGCGTCCAAGAACGCGCATTCCACTACCTCGCCGCTCCCGTATTGCGGGTGACCGGCTTCGACGTCCCGTTCCCGTCTCCCAAGCTGGAGCACTACTACCTGCCAAGCGTCGACCGTATCCTCGACGCCGTCGACGACCTTCAATGGGAGGACTGA
- the pdhA gene encoding pyruvate dehydrogenase (acetyl-transferring) E1 component subunit alpha, protein MTIHADHSAPETAVEDQVADVRTKFGISVEDYMLPARHQIQMVNPDGTLRSHDEQGTEPGHEYPTPGDSELMAAYEQLVVGRRVNDQNSALVRQGRMAVYPSSHGQEACQVAAAMCLSEGDWLFPTYRDAVAVMTRGVDPVEVMTIFRGDWHGGYDPTEHNVGIQCTPLTTQLLHAVGVAHAAKLRGENTVVMAMCGDGATSEGDFHEALNFAAVFHLPVIFFVQNNKYAISVPLSHQSVAPSLAHKAVGYGMAGERVDGNDLVALLAVMDRAVKLARDGSGPLLIEAHTYRMQAHTNADDATRYRPDSEVAEWQAKDPLARMKSYLTDKGLLDSAASERIASHAEAVATQLREGLGEDVPVQPLDLFKYVFDKQTPQLKEQSELLASELAREESAK, encoded by the coding sequence ATGACGATCCACGCAGATCACTCTGCGCCGGAAACGGCTGTAGAGGACCAGGTTGCTGACGTTCGGACAAAATTCGGCATCAGCGTTGAGGACTACATGCTCCCTGCCCGGCACCAGATCCAAATGGTGAACCCGGACGGCACCCTCCGCTCCCATGACGAGCAAGGCACCGAACCCGGCCACGAATACCCCACCCCCGGCGATTCTGAACTGATGGCCGCGTACGAGCAACTCGTCGTCGGACGCCGCGTCAACGATCAGAACTCTGCGCTGGTCCGGCAGGGCCGCATGGCCGTCTACCCCTCAAGCCACGGCCAGGAAGCCTGCCAGGTTGCAGCCGCCATGTGCCTGAGCGAAGGCGACTGGCTGTTCCCCACCTACCGTGACGCCGTCGCTGTCATGACCCGCGGGGTGGACCCCGTTGAGGTGATGACCATCTTCCGCGGCGACTGGCACGGCGGATACGATCCCACAGAGCACAACGTGGGCATCCAGTGCACGCCGTTGACCACCCAGCTGCTGCACGCTGTGGGCGTTGCCCACGCTGCCAAGCTGCGAGGTGAAAACACCGTAGTGATGGCCATGTGTGGCGACGGCGCCACCAGCGAAGGCGACTTCCACGAAGCCCTGAACTTCGCCGCCGTCTTCCACCTGCCCGTCATCTTCTTCGTGCAGAACAACAAGTACGCCATCTCCGTACCGCTCAGCCACCAGTCTGTGGCGCCGTCGCTGGCCCACAAGGCTGTTGGCTACGGCATGGCCGGTGAGCGCGTTGACGGCAACGACCTCGTGGCGCTGCTCGCCGTGATGGACCGGGCCGTGAAGCTTGCCCGCGACGGTTCTGGCCCGCTGCTGATCGAGGCCCACACCTACCGCATGCAAGCCCACACCAACGCCGACGACGCCACCCGCTACCGCCCGGACAGCGAAGTTGCCGAATGGCAGGCCAAGGATCCGCTGGCACGCATGAAGTCGTACCTCACTGACAAGGGACTGCTGGATTCCGCGGCTTCGGAGCGCATTGCTTCGCATGCCGAAGCCGTGGCTACTCAGCTCCGCGAAGGCCTGGGCGAGGACGTCCCCGTCCAGCCGCTGGACCTCTTCAAGTACGTCTTCGACAAACAAACGCCGCAGCTGAAAGAACAGTCCGAGCTGCTGGCCAGCGAACTCGCCCGAGAGGAGAGCGCAAAATGA
- a CDS encoding Lrp/AsnC family transcriptional regulator produces MSEAEAEQTAVPLDNVDRDIIRELTTDGRMSITHVAENVHISRAHAYSRIARLTGEGVLTKFTALVDPIKAGLRSSAYVTLKVQQHSWRELKEQLRAIPEIHHIALVGGDFDVILLVRATDNIHLRRVIFDQLQSMDGVLDTQTFLVFEDVDTR; encoded by the coding sequence GTGAGCGAGGCCGAGGCGGAGCAGACCGCCGTACCGCTGGACAATGTTGACCGGGACATCATCCGCGAGCTGACCACCGATGGGCGGATGTCCATCACGCACGTGGCGGAGAACGTCCACATCAGCCGCGCCCATGCCTACTCCCGGATCGCCCGGCTCACGGGTGAGGGCGTGCTGACCAAGTTCACGGCACTGGTGGATCCCATCAAGGCGGGCCTGCGTTCCTCGGCGTACGTGACGTTGAAGGTTCAGCAGCACTCGTGGCGTGAGTTGAAGGAACAGCTGCGGGCCATCCCGGAGATCCATCACATCGCTTTGGTGGGCGGCGACTTTGACGTCATCCTCCTGGTCCGTGCCACAGACAACATCCATCTGCGCCGTGTGATCTTCGACCAATTGCAATCTATGGACGGTGTGCTGGATACCCAGACTTTCCTGGTGTTTGAGGACGTGGATACCCGGTAG